A DNA window from Plasmodium brasilianum strain Bolivian I chromosome 12, whole genome shotgun sequence contains the following coding sequences:
- a CDS encoding CLASP domain-containing protein, which produces MPNVGENKHRNNRNIFIDDTRNYKRKSIDEQDDYSIVEDFLYLNKEKTDSQNVQKENLYVNVNLGSTRTSAIGLNIEKSSNLGEKKIEESNSVKNYKNCGDQNELCLESPLNEIQRYQLTLLKRSNPTYPKSPKGIGTSSNMDRVYKHKTKHEEEKSRGNHNSSKVEISLKENINELNKCTDMKMQEHLLLIKSRKNFNDLRTSNMDDATLNDPKIASSKKKIEAENNTMIKCVNYMNKNNKMKGLLEIKKKEYYNEEYTLDDDNKIKKSNMIINRSKGYDSEYMNNEFIRKDKTYKLNEEAICISNRNTKMNEGHAILDDNTVTDMNTKRCGLTRKGIVYENYVIQKKNPLMSEKKYINDTNNKHDDTKKSSLHNNTNKNRIREVSTNSCKMDDGCMIYKRDKYVKNSVMQDNNGNDNSDNDDNNNDNDNNNSDNDNNNYSDNNNYSDNNNYSDNNNYSDNNNNDNNNYYYNNEEAGNNSNSHYSKRGDKSLNDKANTQFSKMYNYIDDICVNRTNNTKNVIKIVDNNTQTSFNINISNRENNLYERTMIDTNINAEGNGDMKTVNKNKTALTNVKMQDKKNCFGKALNDMTYNNAPNKIINKNTKNLNVNSKIKNDVAITYLTYEEITNFQFEINDDNINDMITKLIEITKDQEWTKQIENLINLRRILKFHHKLFFENHTKELRKICRSIIDLLNSPRSSVSKNALLCLSEFYSIGKKKMDITLDDVIIPCLKKAHQTSIDFLSSAANNALLSICNSCSESKLILHFVKIVTSKQKTYNLICLKCLIAVIIKYEENICKFKEMNKLIEALLECTAGGSAEIKCTARVALVVLDNICPIKQIGSKLHIPAEKIKKIENLTERTSENEIDMVLGKIKFS; this is translated from the exons atgccTAATGTAGGAGAAAACAAACATAGAAATAACAGAAACATATTCATAGACG ACACAAGAAATTACAAAAGGAAATCAATTGATGAACAAGATGATTATTCAATTGTTGAAGATTTTCTCTAtttaaataaggaaaaaacgGATTCACAGAATGTTCAGAAGGAAAACTTATACGTTAATGTTAATTTGGGTTCAACTCGTACTAGTGCTATAGgtttaaatatagaaaaaagtagtaacttaggggaaaaaaaaattgaagaatCAAATagtgtaaaaaattataaaaattgtggAGATCAAAATGAACTCTGTTTAGAATCTCCCCTAAATGAAATT CAAAGGTATCAACTGACTTTACTTAAAAGAAGCAACCCAACTTACCCTAAGTCGCCCAAAGGAATAGGAACTAGCAGTAATATGGACAGGGTATACaaacataaaacaaaacatgaagaagaaaaatctAGAGGGAATCATAATAGTTCAAAGGTTGAAATATccttaaaagaaaatataaatgagtTAAATAAGTGCACAGACATGAAAATGCAAGAACACCTTTTGCTAATAAAATCAAGAAAGAATTTTAATGATTTACGTACTAGCAATATGGATGATGCTACATTAAATGATCCAAAAATTGCCagttccaaaaaaaaaatagaagctGAAAATAATACGATGATCAAGTGTGTCAactatatgaataaaaataataaaatgaaaggaTTACTtgagataaaaaagaaagagtaTTATAATGAGGAATATACTCtagatgatgataataaaattaaaaaaagtaatatgaTTATTAATAGAAGTAAAGGTTATGATAGcgaatatatgaataatgagTTTATCCGTAAGGACAAAACGTATAAGCTTAATGAAGAAGCAATATGTATCAGTAATAGAAACACTAAAATGAACGAAGGGCATGCAATTCTAGATGATAATACAGTAACTGATATGAACACTAAAAGATGTGGACTTACGCGTAAGGGTATCGTTTACGAAAACTACGTTATTCAAAAGAAAAACCCACTAAtgagtgaaaaaaaatatataaatgatactaataataaacatGATGATACTAAGAAAAGTagtttacataataatacaaataaaaataggatACGTGAAGTGTCGACGAATAGCTGTAAAATGGACGATGGTTGTATGATTTACAAGAGAGATAAGTATGTTAAAAATAGTGTAATGCAGGATAATAATGGTAATGATAACAgtgataatgatgataataacaaCGATAacgataataataacagcgataacgataataataactatagtgataataataactatagtgataataataactatagtgataataataactatagtgataataataacaacgataataataattattattataataatgaagaagcaggtaataacagtaacagtcACTATAGCAAGAGAGGAGACAAAAGTTTGAATGATAAGGCAAATACGCAATTTTCCAAAATGTACAATTATATTGATGATATATGTGTGAATAGAACAAATAATactaaaaatgtaataaaaattgtagaTAATAATACACAGACGTCTTTCAATATCAATATTTCTAATAGAGAAAATAACCTGTACGAAAGGACCATGATtgatacaaatataaatgcaGAAGGAAATGGCGATATGAAAacagtaaataaaaataaaaccgCTTTaacaaatgtaaaaatgcaggataaaaaaaattgttttggTAAAGCACTAAATGATATGACGTATAATAATGCaccaaataaaattattaacaagaATACAAAAAACTTAAATGTTAACTCCAAGATAAAAAATGACGTAGCAATAACTTACCTTACTTATGAagaaataacaaattttCAATTTGAAATAAATGATGATAACATAAATGATAtgataacaaaattaattgaaATTACAAAGGATCAAGAATGGACAAAacaaatagaaaatttaattaatctaCGAAGAATTCTAAAATTTCatcataaattattttttgaaaatcaTACAAAggaattaagaaaaatatgtagaTCAATTATAGATTTGCTAAATAGTCCAAGATCAAGTGTGTCAAAAAATGCACTATTATGTTTATCCGAATTTTACTCCattgggaaaaaaaaaatggatattACGTTAGATGATGTTATTATACCGTGCTTAAAAAAAGCACATCAGACCTCCATTGATTTTTTAAGCAGTGCTGCTAACAATGCATTACTCTCTATTTGTAATTCATGTAGTGAAAGTAAACTGATTCtccattttgttaaaatagtTACATC aAAACAAAAGACATATAACCTGATATGCTTAAAGTGTTTAATCGCTGTgattattaaatatgaagAGAACATTTgcaaatttaaagaaatgaATAAGCTAATAGAAGCCCTTCTTGAG TGTACTGCAGGTGGGAGCGCCGAAATAAAGTGCACAGCAAGAGTAGCTCTGGTTGTGCTTGAcaa CATATGCCCAATCAAACAAATAGGTAGCAAATTGCACATTCCagcagaaaaaataaaaaag ATAGAAAATTTGACGGAGCGAACATCAGAAAATGAAATTGATATGGTATtaggaaaaataaagtttAGCTAA